The Lentisphaerota bacterium region GGCAACTTCCAGATGTTTCCCTCTTCATCTCCAAAATATAATTCTGATTTGCTGAATGTGTGCGAATCGCCATCGGCCCAGAAGAAACAAAACGGCGGCTTGTAGTCAACCGGTCGGCGGACATACGAATGGCTGAACGTGCTTCCGGACGTCAATTGGAGCGTCTTTTTCCAGTTTTTGCCGCAGTCAGTGGATTCCCAGATAGCCAATTCACCCCCAACGCCCCATTTTTGTGGTCCGGGTTCAGTGGGCCCGATAACGTTCCATTTATTTTCAGAAATGTACAGGCTTCCCATATCATAATTGTGGTCTGACTGGGTGATGACGGTGGTTTCCCATTGGCGTCCCGTCCATTTTGTTAAGCACCATTCGTAGGGCGCACTTTTAGGTCCGGGTTCGTGACCGCCGCTTCGGATATAGAGGCAAATCGGTTTTCCGTCTTTATCGAAACCCATATCGTTGATATAAACATTTTTTCCTTGTGACTGATATTCCAACGCCCGCGCAGGATTTTCAGGCTGCAGCAACGGTACGTTAACCGGTTCACCTCCCGCGTTCTTCCAGGTTTTTCCCAAGTCGTCCGTCTGCAGGTAATACAGGTCAGTTCGCTTATCGACATTTCCCTGTGGGTGCCGATTGAAAAAGGTGCCCAGCGTGTTGCCGCCAAAAATAGTGCTGACCTGATAATGCCCCGACGACTCCCCTGTGTTTTCGGCAATGGCTGCAAGCAGTTGATCGTCCGTCCAATGCGTGCCATCGGCGCTGCTTTCGAAAAATAACTGCCGCGAACCGGCGTATTTGGTAAAGAAGTGAAAATATCCCAAAGCGGTGTTCCAGGGTTGCGGATACGTCATTTCCTCTTCGGTAACCTGCTCAAATTCGTTAATCGTGAGTGGTTTTTTGCTTTTGTATTTGAATCCGGGGCGTCTACGTCCGCGACCGCTGACAAAAACCCACAGGTAATCCTCGTCATCAATCATCAGGGAAGGATTGTCGTGAGGATCGTCTACCCCGGGTTTGTCGAAAACCACGGTGGGCTTTGAAACCAGGCCGGTTTTGTGGTCGAATTCGCCAATCATGCACAGCAGGTGACGCTCCTTCTCAACGGTTGTTCCTCCATAAACAAAGAAGGTCTTATCGGCTTTTGCAGAATAGATGGCCAGTGGAATATGATCGGCCGTGTAGGTGCCCAGCGCACCCGAGTATTTATCGCCGTATTCGAATCTCTGCCGGAGTTCAAACCAAATCGGACGGTAACCATCATGTTTGGTATTGTTAAGGGATTGTGCGCCGGAATTAAACCCGTTCAGCAGCACGAATACGATCAGCACGTGGTGTTTCATAATCGGAAATGGACTCCTCGCGCTAACCCGTAATGTCGCGCAGATGCACCAGGTCGAAGGCGGGCGCTTCGTACGGGTGGGCGGCCCGCAGGGCGCGGATCACGGTGGTGGCCCGATCCTCTGGGCAGAGCATCTCGACCCGGTATTCCGCGACGGACTCGACCGATCCGGCCTGACCGATGAACGGCGAACTGCCGGGCAGCGGACGGAACTGGCCCTGCCCGAGCACTTGCCACGCGCACCGGTCGTAGGCGCCCTGACGGCCGGCCCCGGCGTCGAAGAGCGCGGTCTTGACCGCTTCCAGATGGGTGGCCGGGACGTAGACGGTGAGCTTGTACATGACGGGCCTCAGGCAAGCGTGATGAGCGACTCGTCGCAGCAGGTGAGCTTTTCCAAACCAGCGGCGGTGACGGCGTAGGTGTTTTCAATTCCAACGGCACCGATGCCGGGAAAGACGAATTTGGGCTCGAGCGCCAGAATCATGTTGGCTTCCAGCACGGCGTCGGATCGCGGCGCCAGCACCGGCAGCTCGTTGATCTCGATGCCGATGCCGTGCCCGACGAACTTGGCCTGCTGTCCGAAGCCCATGAAATGGCGGGCAAATCCGGCCGATTCGGCTTGTTTCAGGGCCAGCGCGTAAAGGGTGTCGCAGCGGACGCCGGGTCGGGCGGCGGCGGCCAGCGACTCGCAGATGGCGATCGAGACCTGGTGCGCATCCCGGACGCGGCCGGGGAGGTCGCCGATGGCGTAGGTGCGGGAACAGTCGGAGATGTAGCCGGTGAAGTTGCCTCCGATGTCCGCCATGACCGTCGTGCCGGGCCTGAGCGGCGCGTCGGTGGCGCCGACGGGGATGGCCGGATCCTGCCCCGCTCCGCCCAGGGCGAAATCATACGCCGACGGCGTTTCGGCGTTGTCGCCGGCGAGCACGCTTCCCATGAACAGCTCCATGCGGCCGCCGAAGGCGCGGAATAGGCCGAGGCTGCCGCGCAGGCGGATGGCGTGCTCCAGGGCGATTGAGAACTCGAGATCGGTCATGCCCGGCCGGTAGAGCGCGGGGAACGTGGCGATGGTTTCGGCGTGCAGGCGGCAGGAGGTGCGCATACGGGCGAGTTCGTAGTCGGTCTTGACGGCCCGCGCCAGGCGAATGTGCGGGGTGCCGTTGAGCAGCTCGGCGCCGGGGAAGACCCGCGCGAGCTGGAACCATTCCGAGGCGGGGAGTTCGTCGCCCTCGAGGAGCAGGCGGGTGGGAACGGGGCGGCCGACGGCGGCGAGGTGCTCCGCAATCTGATCCGGGCGGCGGACAGCGACAGCCTCGAAACCGGGAATACGCGATGCGAAGTCGGACGGTCGGCGGAAGAAACAAACCGGTGCTCCCGATGCCGGCAGATAGAACCATCCGCCAAAAACGGTTCCAGAGGCGTAAATCAGGTCGGCGTTCAGCGTGAGGATCAACGCGTCGGCGCGCGCGGCGGCCAGCGCGGCGCGCAGCCTGTCGTGGCGGAGCGGAAGGTCGGCGAGCAATGGGGCGGGAAGTGGTTTCATGACGGCAACGGATCGACGGAGGATTTGGTTTGACGCACCGGAATGTCAAAGACGGCCTTGTAATCCACTCCCGTCATGCTGGCGGAAGCGGTCAATTGCCAATAGACGCCGTCGCAACCGCCATTGGCCGTCGTTGCGGGTTGATCGGCCGGAAGTGCGAATCGCACGGGCACCGGTGTTTCGAAAGCGCCGGACGCGTGCGTGGGCGCACAGGTCTCATCCTGCCACAGCACATCGCGGTTCGTGCTCCGGTGCTTGCCGCTTCCGGTGGTGTACTGGCGCACGCAGGTCAGCTTCAGCTCCACGTCGGCGTTGAACGGCCGCTTCGCGGGTATGCGCAGCGTGCCGGAGAGGGGTCCGCCGGTCACAACGGTTGCGGACGAAAGCGCCAGCACGCTCACGCCGAAGCGCCGGAATCGCGCCCAGCGGTGCCCGGCGATGATCGCGAGCAGCAGGCCGGCAGCGGCGGGAAGCCACGCATACCACGGAAGGAGATCGGGGGACAGCACGCGCCACTCCATCCACAGCGTCCAACCGATGTAGCCGTTCAGGACGACGGCCACGGCGACCAACCCGCAGTGCGCATAGGGGTCACGCATGGCGATTAGGCCATCACGAGTCACTTTTCTGGGGGTCAGCAGGGTTAGGCCATAGACCACGATGCCGAGGCCGACGCCGCCGAAGGCGAGCACGAAAAGATGAAAGAAGACAACGAGTTCGGGTCGGATGGTGCGGATCAGGATGGCCTCTGTCGGGTCAGCCGGATTGACCCAGCAGGTCGTGGGCTGGTTGTTTCGCTTGCAGGCATCCAGCGTCGCATGGACCCGTTGGTGGAAACGGCCGATGTTATCCGACCCGGAATGAAGCGTCACCCTTTCGCCGATGTGAGACCGGCCGTCCGCCTCGTAGCGGTAGGAAGCCGACACGCGGTAGGTTGACCCTCCCTTGGACCCGCGGGAAATGTCCAGACTGCACGCGAGCACCGTGGCCGGGGTCTCGCGCCAGGCGCGCATCGTCTCGGCGCGCAGCAGCGTGCGCACCGAAAAGAAACCGAATCCCGCGCCAACGCCCAGGAAGATTAGGCCGCATGGAATTAAAAAAGCCGCTTGTTTAGAAGACGCCATACGCGCTGCCTCCGTGCTCCCGCCCCTCCAGACCTGGGTGGGCTAAACGTGCGTTAGTGTATGCGGAAGGGGGCATGGCGTCAATTCGGGAGTAATCGGACCATCGGGAGTAAACCGTTGACATCCTGCGTCTCGGCACAGTACTATGGGTGCAAATTGGGGCTTTGCTAAGGCAGTCTCAAGCGCGCGTGGATGCGTCTCACCACACACAGGCGGCCCACACGGGCTCATCATGAAAAGATATGTAGAACGTAAAGACCGTTTTGATCTCGCCGACCGGGTGATTTTTCTGGGTGTGGCTCTCAACGTGATGCTGCTGTTGGCCAAATTCGGCGCCGGCATCTGGGGGCGTTCCGCCGCCTTGCGGGCCGATGGGTTTGAAAGCGGCTGTGACCTGTTGATCTCGGCGGCCATGTTGTGGGCGATGCGGATGAGCCGCAAGCCGTACGATCCGGACCACCCCTACGGGCACGGCAAGATCGAGAGTCTGGCGGCGCTGCTGGTCGGCATCGGCATTCTGGCCACCGGTCTGTGGCTCGTCGTCGATTCCGCCCATGTGATCATTTTTCACCAGGTCGAAACCGTCCACTGGGCGGCGCCAGCAGTCGCGCTGTTGACGGTCGTCACGAAAGAGGCGGCGGCCCGATACACCCGCATCCGCGCGAAGCTGCTGGGCAGCCCCACGCTGGAGGCGCTGGCGGCGGATCACCGCAAGGACGCCCTCTCCTCGGTGGCGACCGCGGTCGGCGCGGGCGCGGCGGCGTGCGGGTGGTTCTACTTCGATCCGGCGATGGCCGCAGTGACGGCGGTGTTCATCATCCGCATGGGGGCGGGTACGTTCAAGCAGGCGTTTGACGATCTGATTGACGCCGCGCTGCCGCGCGTCGCGCTCGAGGCGATCCGGCAAGACGCGGCCGCCGTCGCGGGGGTGGAGCATGTTCATGAGATCCGCGGCCGCCGTTCGGGGCAATTCCTCATCATCGACCTCAAGCTGGAAATCGACCCACAGATGACCGTGCTGGCCTCGCACGCCATCGCCGACTGCGTGAAGCAGTTGGTTTTCCGCAACC contains the following coding sequences:
- a CDS encoding NGG1p interacting factor NIF3, yielding MYKLTVYVPATHLEAVKTALFDAGAGRQGAYDRCAWQVLGQGQFRPLPGSSPFIGQAGSVESVAEYRVEMLCPEDRATTVIRALRAAHPYEAPAFDLVHLRDITG
- a CDS encoding DUF3592 domain-containing protein, producing the protein MASSKQAAFLIPCGLIFLGVGAGFGFFSVRTLLRAETMRAWRETPATVLACSLDISRGSKGGSTYRVSASYRYEADGRSHIGERVTLHSGSDNIGRFHQRVHATLDACKRNNQPTTCWVNPADPTEAILIRTIRPELVVFFHLFVLAFGGVGLGIVVYGLTLLTPRKVTRDGLIAMRDPYAHCGLVAVAVVLNGYIGWTLWMEWRVLSPDLLPWYAWLPAAAGLLLAIIAGHRWARFRRFGVSVLALSSATVVTGGPLSGTLRIPAKRPFNADVELKLTCVRQYTTGSGKHRSTNRDVLWQDETCAPTHASGAFETPVPVRFALPADQPATTANGGCDGVYWQLTASASMTGVDYKAVFDIPVRQTKSSVDPLPS
- a CDS encoding aminopeptidase P family protein, translating into MKPLPAPLLADLPLRHDRLRAALAAARADALILTLNADLIYASGTVFGGWFYLPASGAPVCFFRRPSDFASRIPGFEAVAVRRPDQIAEHLAAVGRPVPTRLLLEGDELPASEWFQLARVFPGAELLNGTPHIRLARAVKTDYELARMRTSCRLHAETIATFPALYRPGMTDLEFSIALEHAIRLRGSLGLFRAFGGRMELFMGSVLAGDNAETPSAYDFALGGAGQDPAIPVGATDAPLRPGTTVMADIGGNFTGYISDCSRTYAIGDLPGRVRDAHQVSIAICESLAAAARPGVRCDTLYALALKQAESAGFARHFMGFGQQAKFVGHGIGIEINELPVLAPRSDAVLEANMILALEPKFVFPGIGAVGIENTYAVTAAGLEKLTCCDESLITLA
- a CDS encoding cation transporter, which encodes MGANWGFAKAVSSARGCVSPHTGGPHGLIMKRYVERKDRFDLADRVIFLGVALNVMLLLAKFGAGIWGRSAALRADGFESGCDLLISAAMLWAMRMSRKPYDPDHPYGHGKIESLAALLVGIGILATGLWLVVDSAHVIIFHQVETVHWAAPAVALLTVVTKEAAARYTRIRAKLLGSPTLEALAADHRKDALSSVATAVGAGAAACGWFYFDPAMAAVTAVFIIRMGAGTFKQAFDDLIDAALPRVALEAIRQDAAAVAGVEHVHEIRGRRSGQFLIIDLKLEIDPQMTVLASHAIADCVKQLVFRNHPEVGDVMIHVNPHDDGAHRDLIRL